From Pulveribacter suum, a single genomic window includes:
- the atpE gene encoding F0F1 ATP synthase subunit C, producing the protein MENILGLVALACGLIVGLGAIGASIGIALMGGKFLEASARQPELINELQTKMFILAGLIDAAFLIGVAIALLFAFANPFVLV; encoded by the coding sequence ATGGAAAACATTCTCGGCCTCGTCGCTCTGGCTTGCGGTCTGATCGTGGGTCTGGGCGCCATCGGCGCTTCGATCGGTATCGCCCTGATGGGTGGCAAGTTCCTGGAAGCGTCTGCCCGCCAGCCCGAGCTGATCAACGAGCTGCAGACCAAGATGTTCATTCTGGCCGGCCTGATCGACGCGGCCTTCCTGATCGGTGTGGCCATCGCCCTGCTGTTCGCGTTCGCCAACCCCTTCGTCCTGGTCTGA
- the atpG gene encoding F0F1 ATP synthase subunit gamma — protein MAAGKEIRGKIKSVENTKKITKAMEMVAASKMRKAQERMRSARPYAEKVRQIAAHLGQANPEYVHPFMRVNDAKVAGVIVVTTDKGLCGGMNTNVLRAVTTRLRELQAAGVQTQAVAIGNKGLGFLNRIGAQVVAHATGLGDTPHLDKLIGPVKVLLDAYAEGKINAVYLSYTKFINTMKQESVVERLLPLSSEAIQAGKGSHSASWDYIYEPDAQSVIDELLVRYVESLIYQAVAENMASEQSARMVAMKAATDNAGNVINELKLVYNKTRQAAITKELSEIVAGAAAV, from the coding sequence ATGGCAGCAGGCAAGGAAATACGCGGCAAGATCAAATCGGTGGAGAACACCAAGAAGATCACCAAGGCCATGGAAATGGTGGCCGCGTCCAAGATGCGCAAGGCGCAGGAGCGCATGCGCTCCGCCCGGCCCTATGCCGAGAAGGTGCGTCAGATTGCCGCCCACCTCGGCCAGGCCAACCCCGAGTACGTGCACCCGTTCATGCGGGTGAACGACGCCAAGGTGGCCGGCGTCATCGTGGTGACGACCGACAAGGGGCTGTGCGGCGGCATGAACACCAACGTGCTGCGTGCCGTGACCACCCGCCTGCGTGAATTGCAGGCCGCCGGCGTGCAGACGCAGGCGGTGGCCATCGGCAACAAGGGCTTGGGCTTTCTCAACCGCATCGGCGCGCAGGTTGTGGCACACGCCACGGGCCTGGGCGACACGCCGCACCTGGACAAGCTCATCGGGCCGGTCAAGGTGCTGCTGGACGCCTATGCCGAGGGCAAGATCAACGCGGTGTACCTGTCCTATACCAAGTTCATCAACACGATGAAGCAGGAATCGGTGGTCGAGCGGCTGCTGCCGCTGTCCTCCGAGGCCATCCAGGCCGGCAAGGGCAGCCACAGCGCTAGCTGGGACTACATCTACGAGCCCGATGCCCAAAGCGTGATCGACGAGCTGCTGGTGCGCTATGTCGAGTCGCTGATCTACCAGGCCGTGGCAGAGAACATGGCCAGCGAGCAGTCAGCGCGCATGGTGGCCATGAAGGCCGCCACCGACAACGCCGGCAACGTGATCAACGAGCTCAAGCTGGTCTACAACAAGACCCGCCAGGCCGCGATCACGAAGGAACTCTCCGAGATCGTCGCCGGTGCGGCGGCCGTCTGA
- a CDS encoding F0F1 ATP synthase subunit B — protein sequence MSINATLFVQAIVFLILVWFTMKFVWPPIAKALDDRAMKIADGLAAADRAKTELAAADQRVKQELTAASNETATRLADAERRAQAIIEEAKARASDEGNKIVAAARAEAEQQAIAAREALREQVAALAVKGAEQILRKEVNAGVHADLLNRLKTEL from the coding sequence GTGAGTATCAACGCGACCCTGTTCGTTCAGGCCATCGTCTTTTTGATCCTGGTGTGGTTCACGATGAAGTTCGTGTGGCCCCCGATCGCCAAGGCGCTGGATGACCGAGCCATGAAAATCGCCGATGGTCTCGCTGCTGCCGACCGTGCCAAGACCGAGCTTGCCGCCGCCGACCAGCGCGTCAAGCAGGAACTGACCGCTGCCAGCAACGAAACCGCGACCCGCCTGGCTGACGCCGAGCGCCGCGCCCAGGCCATCATCGAAGAGGCCAAGGCACGCGCCAGCGACGAAGGCAACAAGATCGTCGCCGCTGCCCGCGCCGAGGCCGAGCAGCAGGCGATTGCCGCCCGCGAAGCCCTGCGCGAGCAGGTGGCGGCCCTGGCCGTCAAGGGCGCGGAGCAGATCCTGCGCAAGGAAGTCAACGCCGGCGTGCACGCCGATCTGTTGAACCGCCTCAAGACCGAGCTGTAA
- the atpB gene encoding F0F1 ATP synthase subunit A, with the protein MAADANAPTASEYIVHHLQHLQNVKQGFIVDFSVVNIDSVVVGILLGALMLLVFWSAARKATSGVPGRFQAAVEIMVEMVDNQAKANIHNAESRKFIAPLALTVFVWIFLMNAMDMLPVDLLPVLWQGATGDQHAVLRVVPTADLSTTLGLSTAVLLLCFYYSIKVKGLGGWIHELFTAPFGTSKNPLFAAILGVVNFSMQVIEYVAKTVSHGMRLFGNMYAGELVFCLIALMGGAAAMSLSGVLLPVGHIIAGSIWAIFHILIITLQAFIFMMLALIYLGQAHDAH; encoded by the coding sequence ATGGCCGCAGACGCGAACGCCCCCACTGCCAGTGAATACATCGTTCACCACCTGCAGCACCTGCAAAACGTCAAGCAGGGTTTCATCGTCGATTTCTCGGTGGTCAACATCGACTCCGTCGTGGTCGGCATCTTGCTCGGTGCGCTGATGCTGCTGGTCTTTTGGTCGGCCGCGCGCAAGGCGACTTCGGGCGTGCCTGGGCGCTTTCAGGCCGCCGTGGAGATCATGGTGGAGATGGTGGACAACCAGGCCAAGGCCAACATCCACAACGCTGAAAGCCGCAAGTTCATCGCTCCGCTGGCACTCACCGTGTTCGTCTGGATCTTCCTGATGAACGCCATGGACATGCTGCCCGTGGATCTGCTGCCCGTGCTGTGGCAGGGCGCCACCGGCGACCAGCACGCCGTGCTGCGCGTCGTGCCCACGGCCGACCTGTCCACCACGCTGGGCCTGTCCACCGCCGTGCTGCTGCTGTGCTTCTACTACAGCATCAAGGTCAAGGGCCTGGGCGGCTGGATCCACGAGCTGTTCACGGCCCCCTTCGGCACCAGCAAGAATCCGCTGTTCGCGGCCATCCTGGGCGTAGTGAACTTCTCCATGCAGGTCATCGAATACGTTGCCAAGACGGTCTCGCACGGCATGCGACTGTTCGGCAACATGTACGCTGGTGAGTTGGTGTTCTGCCTGATCGCCCTGATGGGCGGTGCGGCGGCCATGTCGCTCTCTGGTGTGTTGCTCCCCGTGGGGCACATCATCGCGGGCTCTATCTGGGCGATCTTTCACATTCTGATCATCACCCTGCAGGCCTTCATTTTCATGATGCTGGCGCTGATCTACCTCGGCCAGGCGCATGACGCTCACTGA
- the atpD gene encoding F0F1 ATP synthase subunit beta codes for MAQENTQMSAAGAQGKIVQCIGAVVDVEFPRDKMPKVYDALKLEGSALTLEVQQQLGDGVVRTIALGSSDGLKRGIMVTNTGNPITVPVGKATLGRIMDVLGTPIDERGPVDQTLTASIHRKAPAYDELSPSQELLETGIKVIDLVCPFAKGGKVGLFGGAGVGKTVNMMELINNIAKAHSGLSVFAGVGERTREGNDFYHEMADSGVVNLENLGESKVAMVYGQMNEPPGNRLRVALTGLTIAESFRDEGRDVLFFVDNIYRYTLAGTEVSALLGRMPSAVGYQPTLAEEMGRLQERITSTKVGSITSIQAVYVPADDLTDPSPATTFAHLDSTVVLSRDIAALGIYPAVDPLDSTSRQLDPQVVGEEHYKVARDVQGTLQRYKELRDIIAILGMDELAPEDKLTVARARKIQRFLSQPFHVAEVFTGSPGKYVPLSETIRGFKMIASGECDHLPEQAFYMVGTIDEAFEKAKKLAS; via the coding sequence ATGGCTCAAGAGAACACCCAGATGAGCGCTGCAGGCGCCCAGGGCAAGATTGTTCAATGTATCGGCGCCGTGGTGGACGTGGAGTTCCCACGCGACAAGATGCCCAAGGTGTACGACGCCCTCAAGCTGGAAGGCTCGGCCCTGACGCTGGAAGTGCAGCAGCAGCTGGGTGACGGCGTGGTGCGTACCATCGCCCTGGGCTCGTCCGACGGCCTCAAGCGCGGCATCATGGTGACCAACACCGGCAACCCCATCACCGTGCCCGTGGGCAAGGCGACGCTGGGCCGCATCATGGACGTGCTGGGCACGCCCATCGACGAGCGCGGCCCCGTGGACCAGACGCTCACCGCCTCCATCCACCGCAAGGCCCCCGCGTACGACGAGCTGTCGCCCTCGCAGGAGCTGCTGGAGACCGGCATCAAGGTGATCGACTTGGTGTGCCCGTTCGCCAAGGGCGGCAAGGTGGGCCTGTTCGGCGGCGCCGGCGTGGGCAAGACCGTGAACATGATGGAGCTCATCAACAACATCGCCAAAGCGCACTCGGGCCTGTCCGTGTTCGCGGGCGTTGGTGAGCGTACCCGCGAAGGCAACGACTTCTATCACGAGATGGCCGACTCCGGCGTCGTGAACCTGGAGAACCTGGGCGAGTCCAAGGTGGCCATGGTCTACGGCCAGATGAACGAGCCCCCGGGCAACCGCCTGCGCGTGGCCCTCACGGGCCTGACGATTGCCGAGTCGTTCCGCGACGAAGGCCGCGACGTGCTGTTCTTCGTGGACAACATCTACCGCTACACCCTGGCCGGCACGGAAGTGTCCGCCCTCCTGGGCCGCATGCCCTCCGCCGTGGGCTACCAGCCGACGCTGGCCGAGGAAATGGGCCGCCTGCAGGAGCGCATCACCTCCACCAAGGTGGGCTCGATCACCTCGATCCAGGCCGTGTATGTGCCTGCCGACGACTTGACCGACCCCTCGCCCGCCACGACGTTTGCCCACCTGGACTCCACCGTGGTGCTGTCGCGTGACATCGCTGCCCTGGGCATCTACCCTGCCGTGGACCCGCTGGACTCCACCAGCCGCCAGCTCGACCCGCAAGTGGTGGGCGAGGAGCACTACAAGGTGGCCCGCGACGTGCAGGGCACGCTGCAGCGCTACAAGGAACTGCGCGACATCATCGCCATCCTGGGCATGGACGAGCTGGCCCCCGAGGACAAGCTCACGGTGGCCCGCGCGCGCAAGATCCAGCGCTTCCTGTCGCAGCCGTTCCACGTGGCCGAGGTGTTCACCGGCTCGCCGGGCAAGTACGTGCCGCTGTCGGAGACCATCCGCGGCTTCAAGATGATCGCCAGTGGTGAATGCGACCACCTGCCCGAGCAGGCTTTCTACATGGTCGGCACCATCGACGAAGCCTTCGAGAAGGCCAAGAAGCTGGCGTCCTGA
- the lipB gene encoding lipoyl(octanoyl) transferase LipB: MQLRHLGRVPYAATYQAMQRFTAERSGDTPDELWICEHLPVFTQGLAGKEGHLLAPGDIPVVATNRGGQVTHHGPGQVVAYPLLDLQRAGYYVKEFVFRIEEAVIRTLEHFGVTGHRVAGAPGIYVRLDDPFSHALLAQRPQRRAAGEGPAQPDFTGLGKIAALGLKVSRHCTYHGVALNVAMDLEPFARINPCGYAGLRTVDLPTIGVHASWDEAAAVLGEQLVRRLAP, from the coding sequence ATGCAGCTGCGCCATCTGGGCCGAGTGCCCTACGCGGCCACCTACCAGGCCATGCAGCGCTTCACCGCCGAGCGCTCGGGCGACACGCCCGACGAGCTGTGGATCTGCGAGCACCTGCCCGTGTTCACCCAGGGACTGGCCGGCAAGGAGGGCCATCTGCTGGCGCCAGGCGACATCCCCGTGGTTGCCACCAACCGGGGCGGGCAGGTCACGCACCACGGGCCCGGGCAGGTCGTGGCCTATCCGCTGCTGGACCTGCAGCGCGCGGGCTACTACGTCAAGGAATTCGTCTTTCGCATCGAGGAGGCCGTGATCCGCACGCTGGAGCATTTCGGCGTGACGGGGCACCGCGTGGCCGGCGCGCCCGGCATCTACGTGCGGCTGGACGACCCCTTCAGCCACGCCCTGCTGGCCCAGCGCCCGCAGCGGCGCGCTGCGGGCGAGGGCCCGGCGCAGCCCGACTTCACCGGCCTGGGCAAGATCGCCGCCTTGGGGCTAAAGGTCTCGCGCCACTGCACCTACCACGGCGTGGCGTTGAACGTGGCCATGGATCTGGAGCCGTTTGCACGCATCAACCCTTGCGGCTACGCGGGGTTGCGTACGGTGGACCTTCCTACAATTGGCGTCCACGCCTCCTGGGACGAGGCCGCGGCCGTGCTCGGTGAGCAGCTGGTACGCCGCCTCGCTCCCTGA
- a CDS encoding ATP synthase subunit I codes for MPITKTAASQDETEDEDSDFKPLSAQQAAEWRRRNPPLSPWHIVALQLLVAVLAALVARWWSGSAAAGWSAGYGGLAVVLPAALFARGMQRRRSSAGAAMAALMGWELVKIALTVAMLAAAPRLVPGLSWLALLAGLVMTMKAYWIAFLARSSVRRTV; via the coding sequence ATGCCTATCACGAAGACAGCAGCCTCTCAGGACGAAACTGAGGACGAAGATTCCGACTTCAAGCCTTTGAGCGCGCAGCAGGCGGCGGAATGGCGTCGGCGCAATCCGCCCCTGTCGCCCTGGCACATCGTTGCCTTGCAGCTGCTGGTGGCAGTGCTGGCGGCACTGGTGGCGCGCTGGTGGAGCGGCAGCGCCGCGGCAGGCTGGTCTGCCGGCTATGGCGGGTTGGCCGTGGTGCTGCCCGCAGCGCTGTTTGCCCGCGGGATGCAGCGGCGGCGTTCATCGGCAGGTGCTGCCATGGCAGCGCTCATGGGATGGGAGCTGGTGAAGATTGCTTTGACCGTCGCCATGCTGGCGGCGGCGCCCCGGCTGGTGCCGGGCCTGAGCTGGCTGGCCTTGCTGGCCGGCCTGGTGATGACGATGAAAGCGTACTGGATCGCGTTCTTGGCGCGTTCCAGTGTCCGACGAACTGTTTGA
- a CDS encoding YbeD family protein: protein MTTFTPAPEGAATPDARKDSLIEYPSRFPIKVMGAKEPGFVQAIVALARQHDPQFDEATVELRDSRAGNYQGVTITVTATSREQLDALYRALTGHPLVKVVL from the coding sequence ATGACCACCTTCACCCCGGCCCCCGAGGGCGCTGCGACGCCCGATGCGCGCAAGGACTCGCTCATCGAATATCCCTCGCGCTTTCCCATCAAGGTGATGGGGGCCAAGGAGCCGGGCTTCGTGCAGGCCATCGTCGCTCTGGCGCGCCAGCACGACCCGCAGTTCGACGAAGCCACGGTGGAGCTGCGCGACAGCCGCGCCGGCAACTACCAGGGGGTGACGATCACCGTCACGGCCACCAGCCGCGAGCAGCTCGATGCACTGTACCGCGCGCTCACCGGCCACCCGCTGGTCAAGGTCGTGCTGTAG
- the atpA gene encoding F0F1 ATP synthase subunit alpha, protein MQLNPAEISELIKSRIEGLAATSDIRNQGTVVSVTDGIVRIHGLSDVMQGEMLEFPATADGQPTFGLALNLERDSVGSVILGEYEHISEGDTVKCTGRILEVPVGPELIGRVVNALGQPIDGKGPINAKMTDVIEKVAPGVIARQSVDQPLQTGIKSIDAMVPIGRGQRELIIGDRQTGKSAVAIDTIIAQKGQGVTCVYVAIGQKASSIKNVVRALEQSGAMEYTIVVAASASESAAMQYVSAYSGCTMGEYFRDRGQDALIVYDDLSKQAVAYRQVSLLLRRPPGREAYPGDVFYLHSRLLERAARVNADYVEAFTKGEVKGKTGSLTALPIIETQAGDVSAFVPTNVISITDGQIFLETALFNAGIRPAINAGISVSRVGGAAQTKLVKGLSGGIRTDLAQYRELAAFAQFASDLDEATRKQLDRGARVTELLKQPQYSPLPVSLMGATLFAVNKGFLDDIDVKRVLAFESGLHQYLKTSHAALLQRLDDNRAFDKEGKDEAELTQAITSFKKSFV, encoded by the coding sequence ATGCAACTCAATCCCGCAGAAATTTCTGAACTGATCAAGAGCCGCATCGAGGGGCTGGCAGCCACCAGCGACATCCGCAACCAGGGCACCGTGGTGTCCGTGACCGACGGTATCGTGCGCATCCATGGCCTGTCGGACGTGATGCAGGGCGAAATGCTGGAATTCCCCGCCACGGCGGACGGCCAGCCCACGTTCGGCCTGGCGCTGAACCTGGAGCGCGACTCCGTCGGTTCCGTGATCCTGGGCGAGTACGAGCACATCTCCGAGGGCGACACCGTCAAGTGCACGGGCCGCATCCTGGAAGTGCCCGTGGGCCCCGAGCTGATCGGCCGCGTGGTCAACGCCCTGGGCCAGCCCATCGACGGCAAGGGCCCGATCAACGCCAAGATGACGGACGTGATCGAGAAGGTTGCTCCGGGCGTGATCGCGCGCCAGTCGGTGGACCAGCCCCTGCAGACCGGCATCAAGTCGATCGACGCCATGGTGCCGATCGGCCGCGGCCAGCGCGAGCTGATCATCGGCGACCGCCAGACCGGCAAGTCGGCCGTGGCGATCGACACCATCATTGCCCAGAAGGGCCAGGGCGTGACCTGCGTGTACGTCGCCATCGGCCAGAAGGCGTCGTCGATCAAGAACGTGGTGCGCGCGCTGGAGCAGTCCGGCGCCATGGAATACACCATCGTCGTGGCGGCCTCGGCCTCCGAGTCGGCCGCCATGCAATACGTGTCGGCCTACTCCGGCTGCACCATGGGCGAGTACTTCCGCGACCGCGGCCAGGACGCACTGATCGTCTATGACGACCTGTCCAAGCAGGCTGTGGCCTACCGCCAAGTGTCGCTGCTGCTGCGCCGCCCGCCGGGCCGCGAAGCCTATCCGGGCGACGTGTTCTACCTGCACTCGCGCCTGCTGGAGCGCGCCGCACGCGTGAACGCCGACTACGTCGAAGCCTTCACCAAGGGCGAAGTCAAGGGCAAGACCGGCTCGCTCACCGCGCTGCCGATCATCGAGACCCAGGCTGGCGACGTGTCCGCCTTCGTTCCGACCAACGTGATCTCGATCACGGACGGCCAGATCTTCCTGGAGACGGCGCTGTTCAACGCCGGCATTCGCCCCGCCATCAACGCCGGTATCTCGGTGTCGCGCGTGGGTGGTGCAGCGCAGACCAAGCTGGTCAAGGGCCTGTCCGGCGGTATCCGTACCGACCTGGCGCAGTACCGCGAACTGGCCGCGTTCGCACAGTTCGCCTCCGACCTGGACGAAGCCACCCGCAAGCAGCTGGACCGCGGCGCCCGCGTGACCGAGCTGCTCAAGCAGCCGCAGTACAGCCCACTGCCCGTCAGCCTGATGGGCGCCACGCTGTTTGCGGTGAACAAGGGCTTCCTGGACGACATCGACGTCAAGCGCGTGCTGGCCTTCGAATCAGGCCTGCACCAGTACCTCAAGACCAGCCATGCAGCCCTGCTGCAGCGCCTGGACGACAACCGCGCCTTCGACAAGGAAGGCAAGGACGAGGCGGAACTGACGCAAGCCATCACGTCGTTCAAGAAGTCGTTCGTTTAA
- a CDS encoding F0F1 ATP synthase subunit delta yields MAELATIARPYAEALYQACAAQSGADLNGAAAWVDELAAIAANPDLRQLADNPKVTGSQVFDVIAGVARSPLSEQAKNFLRTVIDNGRVQALPEIATQFRALVNQQNGSSDAVVHSAFPLDSAALAQLGATLEHRFGRKLNLSMQHDESLIGGVRVVVGDEVLDTSVRARLEQMKAALTA; encoded by the coding sequence ATGGCTGAACTCGCCACCATTGCCCGCCCTTACGCCGAGGCGCTGTACCAGGCCTGTGCCGCCCAAAGCGGCGCGGACCTGAACGGCGCTGCCGCATGGGTGGACGAGCTGGCGGCGATTGCCGCCAACCCCGACCTGCGCCAGCTGGCCGACAACCCCAAGGTGACGGGCTCGCAGGTCTTTGACGTCATTGCCGGCGTGGCGCGTTCGCCGCTGTCCGAGCAGGCGAAGAATTTCCTGCGCACCGTCATCGACAACGGCCGCGTGCAGGCGCTGCCCGAGATCGCAACGCAGTTTCGTGCCCTGGTCAACCAGCAAAACGGCTCCTCGGATGCGGTGGTGCACAGCGCCTTTCCGCTCGACTCCGCTGCGCTGGCGCAGCTGGGAGCGACGCTGGAGCACCGCTTCGGCCGCAAGCTCAACCTGTCGATGCAGCACGATGAATCGCTGATCGGCGGCGTGCGAGTGGTGGTGGGCGACGAGGTGCTGGACACCTCCGTGCGTGCGCGCCTGGAACAAATGAAAGCCGCCCTTACGGCCTAA
- a CDS encoding F0F1 ATP synthase subunit epsilon: MNTIHVDVVSAEESIFSGEARFVALPGEAGELGIYPRHTPLITRIKPGSVRIELPDGNEEFVFVAGGILEVQPDCVTVLSDTAIRGKDLDDQKAQEAKQAAEHALQNAKSELDLARAQSELAIMAAQLAALRKFREKR, from the coding sequence ATGAACACCATCCACGTTGACGTGGTCAGTGCCGAGGAGTCCATCTTCTCCGGCGAGGCGCGCTTCGTCGCCCTGCCGGGTGAGGCGGGCGAGCTCGGCATCTACCCGCGCCACACGCCGCTGATCACCCGCATCAAGCCGGGCTCGGTGCGCATTGAGCTGCCGGACGGCAACGAAGAATTCGTCTTCGTGGCCGGCGGCATCCTGGAAGTGCAGCCGGACTGCGTCACGGTGCTGTCCGACACCGCCATCCGCGGCAAGGACCTGGACGACCAGAAGGCCCAGGAAGCCAAGCAGGCCGCCGAACACGCCCTGCAAAACGCCAAGAGCGAACTGGACCTGGCCCGCGCCCAGTCCGAGCTCGCCATCATGGCCGCCCAGCTGGCCGCGCTGCGCAAGTTCCGCGAAAAGCGTTGA